Proteins encoded together in one Methanococcus voltae window:
- the pstA gene encoding phosphate ABC transporter permease PstA, with protein MSKYLSHSKKRKIEEKIAFSIFYLCGLTVLGILFFMIWHIVSNGIGVISFSFIASIYNAIVGTLSLVSLSIVFAVPFGVLSAIYLYEYAKDSKLSQIVRFSSDCLAGLPSIVFGIFGYAIALKTIGPSLLVGGVILSFMILPIIIKATEEGLKSVPSDIRDGSLALGASKWQTIRQIVVPSAMPQIITGVILAMGRSAEETAAVMFTAATIYASGFGLLNRVETLSFNLYITATEYSTQQELASAYGIAVVLLGLMITLFIISNLVKRKFAKYNSNI; from the coding sequence ATGTCAAAATATTTATCCCACTCAAAAAAGCGGAAAATTGAAGAAAAAATAGCATTTTCAATATTTTATTTGTGTGGATTAACCGTATTGGGGATATTATTCTTCATGATTTGGCATATAGTCTCCAATGGAATAGGGGTAATATCATTTAGCTTTATTGCAAGCATATACAATGCAATAGTTGGTACTTTATCATTAGTATCTTTATCCATCGTATTTGCAGTTCCTTTCGGCGTATTATCTGCAATATATCTTTATGAGTACGCAAAAGATAGTAAACTTTCGCAAATTGTTAGGTTTTCGTCAGACTGCTTAGCAGGTTTACCTTCAATCGTATTTGGGATATTCGGGTATGCAATAGCGCTTAAAACTATCGGTCCTTCATTATTAGTAGGGGGAGTTATATTATCATTCATGATATTGCCAATAATCATTAAAGCAACAGAAGAAGGCTTAAAATCTGTTCCAAGCGATATAAGGGACGGTAGTCTTGCTTTGGGTGCTTCAAAATGGCAAACAATCCGTCAAATAGTGGTTCCATCTGCCATGCCTCAGATTATAACTGGAGTTATATTGGCAATGGGCAGGAGTGCAGAGGAAACTGCTGCGGTAATGTTTACAGCAGCGACGATATATGCGTCTGGTTTTGGGTTATTAAACAGAGTTGAAACACTTTCATTTAATTTATACATTACTGCTACGGAGTATTCCACACAACAGGAATTAGCGTCTGCTTACGGTATTGCGGTCGTATTATTGGGTTTGATGATTACTTTATTTATCATATCTAATTTAGTAAAAAGAAAATTTGCAAAATACAATTCTAACATTTAA
- the pstB gene encoding phosphate ABC transporter ATP-binding protein PstB: MVTTMSNENIGNENMNIDNNTNMNTSTNTDIENNELKDIIIDTIIDVKKLNLKYGDKQVLFDVDMPIYKNKVTALIGPSGCGKSSFIRCLNRMNDEIQNTEIKGTIMYENININDVDVEDLRKKIGMVFQRPNPFPMSIYENIAYGPKIHGTKLSKKEKDELVIESLKKSALFDDLDEPNESNKVKILQKSALKLSGGQQQRLCIARCIAVSPEIILMDEPCSALDPISTLKIEELIKELKKDYTIVIVTHNMQQAKRVSDYTGFFMNGNVVEFGKTDDLFNNPKNKYTENYIKGIFG, encoded by the coding sequence ATGGTGACAACGATGTCAAATGAAAATATTGGAAATGAAAATATGAATATTGATAATAATACCAATATGAATACCAGTACTAATACCGATATTGAAAATAATGAATTAAAAGACATAATAATTGACACAATAATCGACGTAAAAAAATTAAACTTAAAATATGGGGATAAACAAGTTTTATTTGATGTAGATATGCCAATTTACAAAAATAAGGTTACTGCTTTAATTGGCCCTAGTGGTTGTGGTAAATCCTCCTTTATCAGATGTTTAAATCGTATGAACGATGAAATACAAAATACGGAAATTAAAGGAACGATAATGTATGAAAACATCAATATAAACGATGTAGATGTGGAAGACTTACGAAAAAAGATAGGGATGGTATTTCAAAGACCTAACCCATTTCCTATGAGTATTTATGAGAATATTGCATACGGACCTAAAATTCACGGTACTAAACTATCTAAAAAAGAAAAAGATGAATTAGTAATTGAATCTTTAAAAAAATCGGCGTTATTTGATGATTTGGATGAGCCAAACGAATCTAATAAAGTTAAGATATTGCAAAAATCAGCGCTTAAATTATCTGGCGGTCAACAGCAACGATTATGTATTGCAAGATGTATTGCAGTTTCTCCTGAAATTATACTCATGGACGAACCTTGTTCAGCATTAGACCCGATTTCCACGCTTAAAATCGAAGAATTAATTAAAGAACTTAAAAAAGATTATACTATCGTAATCGTTACACATAATATGCAACAAGCAAAAAGAGTTTCTGACTACACTGGATTTTTTATGAATGGAAACGTTGTAGAATTTGGAAAAACTGATGATTTATTCAATAATCCAAAAAATAAGTATACTGAAAATTATATAAAAGGAATATTTGGATAA
- the frhD gene encoding coenzyme F420-reducing hydrogenase, FrhD protein — MPGYLNKEILVLGCGNILFGDDGFGYHIINRLNELKEQYPILNSEKIQLIDAGTGASHFILSLIDGETPLRKIVIADIIDYGLEPGTLKKLYVEDIPNLPKYHVDAHDMPLAGMLREINDDYGVEIVVIGCQQKRVTAPDILLELSDEVTNSIDDAVKMIIEELN; from the coding sequence ATGCCAGGATACTTAAATAAAGAGATATTAGTACTTGGATGTGGTAACATCCTTTTTGGGGACGATGGATTTGGATACCATATAATAAACAGATTAAATGAATTAAAAGAGCAATATCCTATCTTAAATTCCGAAAAAATACAACTCATTGACGCAGGTACGGGAGCTTCTCACTTTATTTTATCATTAATAGATGGAGAAACCCCTTTAAGAAAGATTGTAATTGCAGATATTATTGACTATGGTTTAGAACCAGGGACCTTGAAAAAACTATATGTTGAAGATATACCAAATCTTCCTAAATATCACGTGGATGCCCACGATATGCCATTAGCAGGTATGTTAAGAGAAATTAACGATGATTACGGGGTTGAGATTGTAGTTATCGGATGTCAACAAAAACGAGTTACGGCACCGGACATATTACTTGAATTATCGGATGAAGTAACCAATTCAATCGATGATGCGGTTAAAATGATAATTGAAGAATTAAATTAG
- the frhG gene encoding coenzyme F420 hydrogenase subunit gamma, translating to MVRIAHIHMSGCTGCLISLTDTYEKLLDILGSVELVYALTLADEKTEITETDDKILIERKIPEGIDIALVEGSVCLDDPHAMDDILTTRKNSKIVVALGACAASGGVTRFARGGQMSQPSHASFVPIGDVIKVDLALPGCPPSTESIVKLLTAALEGDMEYLEPFAEIAKYGKDACGCDVIKEVINKSLCMGCGTCAAACQVNAIDMVEGKPNINSEFCIKCGICSAQCPRVRFPEIIRKLE from the coding sequence GTGGTAAGAATTGCCCATATACACATGAGTGGTTGTACAGGATGTTTAATATCCCTTACAGATACCTATGAAAAATTACTTGATATTTTAGGGTCTGTTGAGTTAGTTTATGCGTTAACGTTGGCTGATGAAAAAACAGAAATCACAGAAACCGATGATAAAATATTAATCGAAAGAAAAATACCGGAAGGTATAGATATAGCATTAGTTGAGGGTAGCGTGTGTTTAGATGATCCTCACGCAATGGATGATATATTAACCACCCGTAAGAACTCAAAAATTGTTGTAGCACTCGGAGCTTGTGCAGCTTCTGGCGGAGTTACTAGATTTGCGAGAGGCGGTCAAATGTCACAACCTAGTCACGCTTCATTTGTACCGATTGGTGACGTGATTAAAGTAGATTTAGCACTTCCAGGATGCCCTCCTTCCACAGAATCAATTGTAAAATTGCTTACAGCAGCTCTAGAAGGAGATATGGAATATTTAGAACCGTTCGCAGAAATTGCAAAATATGGAAAAGATGCTTGCGGATGCGATGTAATTAAAGAAGTTATTAATAAATCGCTCTGTATGGGTTGCGGGACTTGTGCAGCAGCTTGCCAAGTTAATGCAATAGATATGGTCGAAGGAAAACCAAACATTAATTCAGAATTCTGTATAAAATGTGGAATTTGTAGTGCTCAATGTCCAAGAGTTAGATTCCCAGAAATAATTCGAAAACTTGAATAA
- the frhB gene encoding coenzyme F420 hydrogenase subunit beta has protein sequence MNPFGNYKTVISARATDKEILKKAQDGGIVSAAYIYGLESKLLDGVIVANTEDGFNAAPKVATTPEEVLNAAGTKYTVSPNVSVLKDAVREYALEKVGIVGTPCQVQAIRKLIKYPMGFRHTDSKIALVMGIFCMENFSYEGMKAIVEEYAGIRMDDVLKTDIGKGKFWVYSKYGDVKSVKLKDTHMYEQKSCHICTDYTAELADISTGSVGSPDGWSTIFVRTEKGEAYLNKMVEAGVLETKNIEDVQPGLDLVQKLSLQKKEKNEKEIAHRMELGLPVPY, from the coding sequence TTGAACCCATTTGGAAATTATAAAACGGTAATATCTGCAAGAGCCACAGATAAAGAAATTTTAAAAAAGGCACAAGATGGTGGTATCGTATCCGCAGCTTACATATATGGCTTAGAAAGTAAACTTCTCGATGGTGTAATTGTTGCAAACACCGAAGATGGATTTAATGCAGCTCCAAAAGTTGCTACAACCCCTGAAGAAGTTTTAAATGCTGCAGGTACAAAATATACTGTATCACCTAATGTATCAGTTTTAAAAGACGCCGTTAGGGAATATGCACTCGAAAAGGTAGGTATTGTAGGAACACCTTGCCAAGTGCAGGCTATAAGAAAATTAATCAAGTATCCTATGGGATTTAGGCACACAGATTCGAAAATTGCTTTAGTAATGGGTATATTCTGTATGGAAAACTTTTCATACGAAGGTATGAAAGCAATCGTAGAAGAGTACGCGGGCATCAGAATGGATGATGTTTTAAAAACAGACATCGGAAAAGGTAAATTTTGGGTATACTCAAAATACGGTGATGTAAAATCCGTTAAATTGAAAGATACACATATGTATGAACAAAAATCCTGCCATATTTGCACCGATTACACTGCAGAACTTGCAGATATCTCAACAGGTTCAGTGGGTAGTCCAGATGGCTGGAGTACCATATTTGTAAGAACTGAAAAAGGTGAAGCATACTTAAACAAAATGGTTGAAGCGGGCGTCTTAGAAACTAAAAATATCGAGGACGTACAACCAGGTTTGGATTTAGTGCAAAAACTCTCATTGCAGAAAAAAGAGAAAAATGAAAAAGAAATAGCTCATAGAATGGAATTAGGATTACCTGTTCCTTACTAA
- the pstC gene encoding phosphate ABC transporter permease subunit PstC — MPIMNFTKFTNFINSNLKNNQKNQKNHKKLNKKIPEYTLKFFAMFSSSIIFAIVIFLIYNSVPLVTELNIFDFLLGGQWTPSKELYGILPMIVGTILTSFLSLLIAVPLGVGCAIFLSEIIPNNISKIFRSCIEILATIPSVVYGFIGMILLIPLIRDIFGGTGFSALSGGIILSIMILPTIVSLSEDALRNVPSALKDGSLALGATRFQTLKNITLPSALSGIISSIILGLGRAVGETMAVIMVVGNWALIPNSPLEPVRTLTSHIVLNIKETATGGVIYHIMFATGLVLLIVVMALNLIAKYVNSKYNLNN; from the coding sequence ATGCCAATTATGAATTTTACAAAGTTTACAAATTTCATTAATTCAAATCTCAAAAATAATCAGAAGAATCAGAAGAATCATAAAAAACTTAACAAAAAAATTCCCGAATATACTTTAAAATTTTTTGCAATGTTCTCAAGTTCGATAATTTTTGCAATAGTAATTTTTTTAATATATAATTCAGTTCCGCTAGTAACCGAGCTAAATATATTTGATTTCCTATTAGGTGGACAATGGACGCCCTCAAAAGAGCTCTACGGGATATTACCAATGATTGTGGGTACCATACTAACAAGTTTCTTATCGTTATTGATTGCAGTGCCTTTGGGAGTAGGTTGCGCCATATTTTTGTCAGAAATAATCCCAAACAATATTTCTAAGATATTTAGAAGTTGCATTGAGATATTGGCTACAATACCTTCCGTAGTTTATGGATTTATCGGCATGATATTGCTCATACCACTTATAAGGGACATTTTCGGCGGTACGGGCTTTAGCGCATTATCTGGCGGGATAATATTATCTATTATGATATTACCAACTATAGTTTCACTTTCGGAAGATGCACTGAGGAATGTTCCAAGTGCCTTAAAAGATGGAAGTCTTGCATTAGGGGCAACAAGATTTCAGACGTTAAAAAACATAACCCTACCTTCTGCACTTAGCGGCATAATATCAAGCATTATATTGGGACTTGGAAGGGCTGTAGGCGAAACTATGGCCGTCATCATGGTTGTAGGTAACTGGGCATTGATACCAAATTCCCCACTAGAGCCAGTTAGAACACTAACAAGCCATATCGTACTTAATATTAAAGAAACTGCTACTGGTGGGGTAATTTACCACATAATGTTTGCTACAGGTCTTGTTTTGCTCATTGTGGTTATGGCATTAAATTTAATTGCAAAATACGTTAATTCAAAGTATAATTTGAATAATTAA